CCGCCGCGTTCGGGATCTGCGCATGCTCGCCGGCCGCTTCCTGCCGGCCGGGGACTGGGAGCGCGGGGCGCCCGTGGTCGTGATCGGCCGCAAGGTCGCGCGCGAACTCTTCGGCCAGGCCAATGCCGTGGGCGAGCCGATCCGGGTCGGGGGCTGGCGCATGAGAGTGCTCGGCGTCCTCGCCGGGCAGGGCACGCAGATGGGACTGAACATGGACGAGGTCGTCCTCGTGCCGGTCGCCACGGGATTGCGCATGGCGAACCGCACCTCGCTCTCGCGTGCGGTGCTCGAAGTGCACTCCCTGGCCGACATGGAAGCCGTGAAGCGCCGGGTCATCGACGTGGTGATCGAGCGCCACGACGAGGAGGACGTCACCATCATCACCCAGGAGGCGGTCCTGAGCTCCCTCTCGTCGATCCTCCAGGTGCTGACCCTGGTCGTGGCCGGGATCGCCGCGATCAGCCTGACGGTCGCGGGGATCGGGATCATGAACGTGATGCTGGTCTCGGTATCGGAGCGGACGAGCGAGGTCGGGCTCCTCAAGGCCCTCGGCGCCACCCGGCGCCAGATCCTGCTGATCTTCCTGCTCGAGGCCGTGCTGCTCTCGACCGCGGGCGGCGCCATCGGGCTTGCTCTCGGTTGGGCGGTCGTCGAGCTCGGCACGGCTCTCTATCCCGCGGTCCCCGCCAGTCCGCCGGCCTGGGCCGTGGGCGCGGTGATTGGCGTATCCTTCGGGACCGGGACACTCTTCGGTGTGCTCCCGGCCTGGCGAGCGGCCCGACTCGACCCGGTGTCGGCCCTTCAGGGCCGCTGAGCAGGAGGAGGGGCATGGCGACGCTCGACCCGGCCGATCTGCTCCGGCTCAGCACCGGGGCCATGCGGGGCCACCCCACCCGGTCGGTGCTCTCGATGCTAGGCATCGCGATCGGCGTGGCGGCGGTGGTGCTCCTCACCTCTCTCGGTGAGGGAGCACGGCGTTACATCGTCGCGCAGTTCTCCCAGTTCGGTACGAACGTCATCGCCATCAATCCTGGCAAGACCGAGACGATGGGGATCCCGGGCGCCTTCGGTGGCACGACCCGCAAGCTCACGATCGAGGATTCGGAGGCGATTGCACGGATCCCCGATGTGACCGAGGTGGTGCCGATGGCCATGGGCCAGGCTCGCGTCGAGGGGGGCGGGCGCGGCCGCAGCGTCTTCATCTATGGGACGACATCGACGCTGCCCGAGGTCTTCTCATTCGAGATCGGACAGGGCAGCTTCCTCCCTCCTGGCGATCCCCGCCGCGGAGGCTCCGTCGCCGTCCTCGGCCCCAAGCTCAAGCGCGAACTCTTCGGCGAGGAGAATGCACTCGGGCAGCTCGTGCGCGTGGCGGGCGCCCGCCTGCGTGTGATCGGCGTCATGGCGCCGAAGGGCCGGATGCTCGGCTTCGACATCGACGATGCGGCCTACATTCCGGCCGCGACCGCCATGCGGCTCTTCAACCTCGACGAACTCCAGGAGATCGACGTCCTGTTCGCCCACGAGGGAATGACCGACAGAGTCGCCGAGCGGGTTCGGAAGGTGCTCATGGAGCGTCACGGCGGCAAGGAGGACTTCACGCTCTCCACCCAGACCGAGATGCTGGAGGTCTTCGGCCGGGTGATGGACGTCATCACCCTCTCGGTCGCGGTCATCGCAGGCATCTCGCTGCTCGTCGGCGCGATCGGGATCTTCACCATGATGTGGATCTCCGTGGGTGAACGCGTGGGTGAGATCGGACTCCTGCGCGCGCTCGGCGCGACCGCGCAACAGGTGCTCTTCATCTTCCTTGCCGAGGCCCTGCTGCTCACGTCGCTCGGAGGCATGGCAGGACTGGTGATCGGCCTGGCCGTGATGTTCGTCGTGCGCCTGCTGGCTCCCGGCATCCCGCTTCACGCGCCGGTCGAGTACGTGCTCGCAGCCCTGGGAATGAGCGCGGCTGCGGGGGTGCTCTCGGGCGTGAGCCCGGCCCGGCGCGCGGCGGGTCTCGAGCCCGTGGAGGCGCTTCGGGCCGAGTAGACGAGAGGCACCGGAGCAACGCCAACGCTCCCTCGTGCCCGAGATCACCCGGAGAGCCGTCAGGACGTTCTCGAACCTCCCGATTCCCTCCCCTTCCAGCCTCTTCCACAGGAGAGGTGGCCGAGTGGTTGAAGGCAGCGGTCTTGAAATCGGGAGGGGCGGCCTTCACGAGATGACCCGCAGCGAAGCCCATCTCTCCCTCACGCCCCTTCGCGAAGAGGTGCTCGAGGGCTATCGTC
This genomic stretch from bacterium harbors:
- a CDS encoding FtsX-like permease family protein, with the translated sequence MATLDPADLLRLSTGAMRGHPTRSVLSMLGIAIGVAAVVLLTSLGEGARRYIVAQFSQFGTNVIAINPGKTETMGIPGAFGGTTRKLTIEDSEAIARIPDVTEVVPMAMGQARVEGGGRGRSVFIYGTTSTLPEVFSFEIGQGSFLPPGDPRRGGSVAVLGPKLKRELFGEENALGQLVRVAGARLRVIGVMAPKGRMLGFDIDDAAYIPAATAMRLFNLDELQEIDVLFAHEGMTDRVAERVRKVLMERHGGKEDFTLSTQTEMLEVFGRVMDVITLSVAVIAGISLLVGAIGIFTMMWISVGERVGEIGLLRALGATAQQVLFIFLAEALLLTSLGGMAGLVIGLAVMFVVRLLAPGIPLHAPVEYVLAALGMSAAAGVLSGVSPARRAAGLEPVEALRAE
- a CDS encoding ABC transporter permease — its product is MKTVDILRFAATALAQHRRRTLLSLIGVVIGVVAVVSLTALGEGARRYVTDQFASLGSGLLIVMPGKNETTGGFPGVMGAPNDLTLEDVKAVQRRIPQVLRAVPIALSTADVAHLERGRHVMVIGTTPDFRRVRDLRMLAGRFLPAGDWERGAPVVVIGRKVARELFGQANAVGEPIRVGGWRMRVLGVLAGQGTQMGLNMDEVVLVPVATGLRMANRTSLSRAVLEVHSLADMEAVKRRVIDVVIERHDEEDVTIITQEAVLSSLSSILQVLTLVVAGIAAISLTVAGIGIMNVMLVSVSERTSEVGLLKALGATRRQILLIFLLEAVLLSTAGGAIGLALGWAVVELGTALYPAVPASPPAWAVGAVIGVSFGTGTLFGVLPAWRAARLDPVSALQGR